A region of Vitis riparia cultivar Riparia Gloire de Montpellier isolate 1030 chromosome 12, EGFV_Vit.rip_1.0, whole genome shotgun sequence DNA encodes the following proteins:
- the LOC117927164 gene encoding 3',5'-nucleoside bisphosphate phosphatase, with the protein MLGEAFSLQSNSNSNGNGKENPKRKSPIKSKKKKKRGGRKKKMTAEQLHALNSVKEWVFLDLPSPAVDDDFGVQKSQSRVGDNIVFDLHSHSIRSDGFLSPSKVVERAHGNGVKVLALTDHDTMSGIPEALEAARKFGMRIIPGVEISTMFSPRGESGSEEPVHVLAYYSSCGPTRCEELEKFLASIRDGRYLRAKNMVLKLNNLKLPLKWEHVAKIAGKGVAPGRLHVARAMVEAGHVENLRQAFARYLYDGGPAYSTGSEPQAEEAVKLICETGGVAVLAHPWALKNPVTIVRRLKDAGLHGIEVYRSDGKLAAYNDLADDYGLVKLGGSDYHGRGGQGESDLGSVNLPVLAVHDFLKVARPIWCNAIRNILESYIKEPSDMNLEQITRFARNRNSKGGSPLGCGKDLIDLCLSSWLTNEERQNPEFEAIKLKFSNISINVPIESN; encoded by the exons ATGTTGGGTGAGGCTTTTTCACTTCAAAGCAATAGCAATAGCAATGGAAATGGCAAAGAAAACCCAAAGAGGAAAAGCCCCATCAAgagtaagaagaagaagaagcgcGGTGGCCGCAAGAAGAAGATGACAGCTGAACAGCTCCATGCCTTGAATTCTGTCAAGGAATGGGTGTTTTTGGACCTGCCTTCCCCTgctgttgatgatgattttgggGTGCAGAAGAGTCAGAGCAGAGTTGGGGACAATATTGTGTTTGATTTGCATTCACATTCCATTCGCAGTGATGGGTTCTTGTCGCCCTCCAAGGTGGTTGAGAGAGCTCACGGGAATGGG GTAAAAGTTCTTGCTCTGACTGATCATGACACAATGTCTGGCATCCCTGAGGCATTGGAAGCAGCTCGCAAATTTGGAATGAGGATAATCCCGGGTGTTGAGATTAGTACTATGTTTTCCCCAAG AGGAGAGTCTGGGTCAGAGGAACCAGTTCATGTCCTTGCCTATTACAGTAGCTGTGGTCCAACAAGATGTGAGGAACTGGAGAAGTTCTTGGCTAGCATAAGAGATGGGCGTTACCTTCGTGCAAAGAACATGGTTTTGAAACTGAACAATCTCAAGTTGCCCCTCAAGTGGGAGCACGTAGCCAAAATTGCAGGCAAGGGAGTTGCTCCAGGGAGACTGCATGTGGCTCGTGCTATGGTTGAAGCAGGCCATGTGGAGAATCTGAGACAAGCTTTTGCCCGATATCTTTATGATGGTGGACCTGCCTATTCTAC GGGAAGTGAGCCTCAAGCAGAGGAAGCAGTGAAGTTGATATGTGAAACAGGAGGTGTGGCGGTACTGGCACATCCATGGGCATTAAAGAATCCAGTGACAATTGTCAGGAGGTTAAAAGATGCAGGCCTTCATGGGATAGAAGTCTACAGGAGTGACGGGAAACTGGCAG CATATAATGATCTAGCAGATGACTATGGTCTTGTGAAGCTTGGAGGATCAGATTATCATGGGAGAGGTGGACAGGGTGAGTCGGATCTGGGCAGCGTGAACCTTCCAGTGTTGGCTGTACATGACTTCCTGAAGGTAGCCCGACCAATCTGGTGCAATGCTATCAGAAACATTCTAGAGAGCTACATCAAGGAACCCTCCGATATGAATCTAGAGCAGATCACTAGGTTTGCAAGGAACAGAAATTCTAAAGGGGGATCTCCTCTGGGATGTGGGAAGGACTTGATTGATCTTTGTTTATCCTCATGGTTGACAAACGAAGAAAGGCAGAATCCAGAGTTTGAAGCCATCAAGCTTAAGTTTTCCAACATCTCAATTAATGTTCCCATTGAGAGTAATTAG
- the LOC117926338 gene encoding putative disease resistance RPP13-like protein 1, protein MAEALVGGAVLSASLQVLFDKMASWEVLDFFRGRKLNDALLMKMKIVLLTVHAVINDAEEKQITNPAVKEWLDELKDAVYDAEDLLDEMATEVLKSQMEAESKIPINQVWNLISASFNPFNKKIESRVKEIIERLQVFANQKDVLGLKSGGEIKTQQRRHTTSLVDEDGIYGREDDKEKILELLLSDDASHRDLNVITIIGMGGVGKTTLAQLLYNNRKVDGYFDLKAWVWVSQEFDVFKITKSILESFTCKTCGLDDPTLLQVELREILMRKKFLLVLDDIWNEDYCSWDLLRGALRFGASGSKIIATMRNKKVSSIMHPIHTHHLELLSYEDSWLLFAKHAFSNEDACAHPTLKAIGEKIVEKCNGLPLAAKTIGGLLKSETDTKDWYQVLNSEIWDFPNNGILPALRLSYHYLPAHLKPCFAYCSLFHKNYEFDKETLVRLWIAEGFVQQPKAEERIEVVGNGYFTDLLSRSLFQQSGGNESRFIMHELINGLAKFVSGEFSFSLEDENQQKISQKTRHMSYFRGKYDASRKFRLLYETKRLRTFLPLNLPPHNDRCYLSTQIIFDLVPMLRCLRVLSLSHYKITELSDSIGNLRKLAYLDLSYTGLRNLPDSTCNLYNLQTLLLSNCCSLSELPANMGKLINLRHLDISQTNVKEMPTQIGRLGSLQTLSTFVVGKHSGARIKELGVLRNLWRKLSILSLQNVVLTMDAHEANLEGKEHLDALALEWSDDTDDSQNERVVLENLKPHSKLKELSIKFYGGTRFPDWLGDPSFSNLLALCLSDCKYCLSLPPLGQLPSLEKLYIVGANSVKKVGLEFYGHGSSSCKPFGSLKTLVFEKMMEWEEWFISASDGKEFPSLQELYIVRCPKLIGRLPSHLPCLTRLEITECEKLVASLPVVPAIRYMWLSKCDEMVIDQRSDDAELTLQSSFMHMPTHSSFTCPSDGDPVGLKHLSDLETLCISSLSHVKVFPPRLHKLQIEGLGAPESLLEGMMCRNTCLVHLTISNCPSLVSFPMGCGGLLTTLKVLYIHNCRKLELPLPEEMIQPQYSSLETLKIERSCDSLRCFPLGFFTKLIHLHIEKCRHLEFLSVLEGLHHGGLTALEAFYILKCPEFRSFPRGGLSTPNLRWFGVYYCKKLKSLPNQMHTLLTSLQSFEIFDCPQLLSFPEGGLPSSLSELSIWSCNKLMTCRTEWGLQRLASLKHFSISEGCEGDWGVESFLEELQLPSTLTSLRIYNFGNLKSIDKGLRHLTSLKKLKLFNCPELRSLPEVEALPPSLSFLNIQECPLINLAKIAQVPFVKIDDQLIG, encoded by the coding sequence ATGGCCGAGGCCCTTGTGGGAGGAGCAGTTCTGTCAGCTTCCCTCCAAGTTTTGTTTGATAAGATGGCTTCTTGGGAGGTCCTAGATTTTTTCCGGGGACGGAAACTCAATGATGCCCTCCTAATGAAGATGAAGATAGTCTTGCTGACAGTCCATGCCGTGATCAATGATGCGGAGGAGAAGCAAATTACAAATCCAGCAGTCAAAGAGTGGCTCGATGAACTTAAGGATGCTGTATATGATGCGGAGGACCTGCTGGATGAGATGGCCACTGAAGTTTTGAAATCCCAGATGGAAGCGGAATCTAAAATACCTATAAACCAGGTATGGAATTTGATCTCAGCTTCTTTCAATCCTTTTAACAAGAAGATAGAGTCCAGGGTGAAGGAAATCATTGAAAGACTACAAGTTTTTGCAAACCAAAAAGATGTCCTCGGCCTGAAAAGCGGTGGGGAGATCAAAACTCAGCAAAGGCGGCATACAACTTCTTTAGTAGATGAAGATGGTATATATGGTAGGGAAGATGATAAAGAGAAGATACTAGAGCTGCTTCTGTCTGATGATGCAAGCCACCGTGATTTAAATGTAATTACCATAATTGGCATGGGAGGGGTTGGCAAGACAACCCTTGCTCAACTTCTATACAATAATAGAAAAGTGGATGGATATTTTGATCTGAAAGCATGGGTTTGGGTTTCCCAAGAATTTGATGTTTTCAAGATAACCAAATCAATTCTCGAGTCATTCACTTGTAAGACTTGCGGGCTTGATGATCCAACTTTACTTCAAGTTGAATTGAGAGAGATCCTGATGAGAAAGAAATTTCTActtgttttggatgatatttggaATGAGGACTATTGTAGCTGGGATTTGCTACGAGGGGCTCTCAGATTTGGGGCAAGTGGAAGTAAAATCATTGCAACAATGCGCAATAAGAAAGTTTCATCAATCATGCACCCAATTCATACTCACCATCTAGAGCTGTTATCATATGAAGATTCTTGGCTGCTATTTGCAAAACATGCATTTTCAAATGAAGACGCCTGTGCACATCCGACTCTTAAAGCAATTGGAGAGAAAATTGTTGAAAAGTGCAATGGTTTGCCTTTAGCTGCAAAAACAATTGGGGGTCTCTTGAAATCTGAAACAGACACCAAGGACTGGTATCAAGTCTTGAATAGTGAGATATGGGATTTTCCAAACAATGGCATTCTTCCAGCTTTAAGACTTAGCTATCATTATCTTCCTGCGCATCTAAAGCCCTGTTTTGCCTATTGCTCCCTTTTCCACAAGAATTATGAATTTGACAAGGAGACATTGGTTCGATTATGGATTGCAGAAGGTTTCGTGCAGCAGCCAAAAGCAGAGGAAAGAATTGAAGTGGTAGGGAATGGGTACTTTACTGATCTGCTTTCAAGGTCATTGTTTCAACAGTCGGGTGGCAATGAATCACGCTTTATAATGCACGAACTCATTAATGGTTTAGCTAAATTTGTGTCCGGagaattttctttctcattagAGGATGAAAACCAACAAAAAATCTCCCAGAAGACTCGTCACATGTCATATTTTAGAGGAAAATATGATGCCTCTAGGAAGTTTAGGCTCCTCTATGAAACTAAGCGTTTGAGGACCTTTCTTCCACTTAACCTGCCACCACATAATGATCGTTGCTACTTAAGTACTCAGATAATATTTGATCTGGTGCCAATGCTAAGATGCTTACGAGTACTGTCTCTGTCTCATTATAAGATCACAGAGTTGTCAGATTCAATTGGCAATTTGAGAAAACTGGCCTACTTGGACCTGTCATATACCGGACTTCGAAATTTACCAGATTCAACATGCAATCTGTACAACTTACAAACATTGTTGTTGTCAAATTGTTGTTCTCTTTCTGAGTTGCCTGCAAACATGGGGAAATTAATCAACCTGCGCCACCTTGATATTAGTCAAACAAACGTTAAAGAGATGCCAACACAAATAGGTAGATTAGGGAGTCTTCAGACCCTGTCTACTTTTGTTGTTGGAAAACATAGTGGAGCCAGGATTAAAGAGTTGGGGGTTCTTCGAAACCTTTGGCGGAAACTTTCCATTTTAAGTCTTCAAAACGTGGTGCTTACTATGGATGCCCATGAGGCGAATTTGGAGGGAAAAGAACATCTCGATGCATTGGCTTTGGAATGGAGTGATGACACCGATGATTCACAAAATGAAAGGGTTGTACTTGAGAATCTAAAGCCTCATTCAAAACTGAAAGAACTCAGCATCAAATTTTACGGAGGTACAAGATTTCCAGATTGGTTGGGGGACCCTTCGTTCTCAAATCTTCTGGCGCTATGCCTTTCTGATTGTAAATATTGCTTGTCTTTGCCTCCCCTTGGGCAGCTTCCCTCTCTTGAAAAGCTCTATATTGTTGGTGCCAATTCAGTTAAGAAGGTGGGTCTTGAGTTCTATGGACATGGTTCTTCCTCATGTAAGCCATTTGGATCCTTGAAGACTCTAGTGTTTGAGAAAATGATGGAGTGGGAGGAATGGTTTATTTCTGCAAGTGATGGCAAAGAGTTCCCTAGTCTCCAGGAGCTTTATATAGTGAGGTGCCCTAAATTGATAGGGCGCTTACCCAGCCACCTTCCCTGTTTAACAAGGTTAGAAATCACTGAATGCGAGAAACTTGTGGCTTCACTTCCAGTGGTTCCAGCTATACGGTATATGTGGTTAAGTAAATGTGATGAGATGGTAATAGACCAAAGAAGTGATGATGCTGAACTCACCTTACAATCCTCCTTCATGCATATGCCTACACATTCAAGCTTTACATGCCCATCTGATGGTGACCCAGTTGGATTGAAACACCTCTCTGACCTTGAAACATTGTGTATCTCCAGTCTTTCACATGTCAAAGTATTTCCACCAAGGCTACACAAACTCCAAATTGAAGGACTAGGTGCTCCCGAGTCCTTGCTTGAGGGAATGATGTGCAGAAACACATGTCTTGTACATTTGACCATCTCCAATTGTCCATCTCTTGTGTCCTTTCCTATGGGTTGTGGGGGCCTACTCACTACACTGAAAGTTCTATATATCCATAATTGTAGAAAATTGGAGCTCCCCCTACCTGAGGAGATGATACAACCACAGTACTCATCTCTTGAAACTCTGAAGATAGAGAGGAGCTGTGATTCTCTCAGGTGCTTTCCATTGGGCTTCTTCACCAAGCTTATTCATCTTCATATTGAAAAATGTAGGCATCTGGAGTTCCTTTCAGTTCTAGAGGGACTTCACCATGGGGGTCTCACAGCACTTGAGGCATTCTACATCCTCAAATGCCCTGAGTTCAGATCTTTTCCTCGAGGAGGATTGTCTACTCCCAACCTTAGATGGTTTGGAGTCTACTACTGCAAGAAGCTCAAGTCCCTGCCCAATCAAATGCATACTCTCCTTACATCTCTTCAAagctttgaaatatttgattgtCCACAGCTTTTATCATTCCCTGAAGGAGGTTTACCCTCAAGCCTATCCGAACTTTCAATCTGGAGTTGCAACAAACTAATGACCTGTAGAACAGAATGGGGCTTGCAAAGACTTGCCTCTCTTAAGCATTTCAGTATCAGCGAAGGATGTGAAGGAGACTGGGGAGTGGAGTCATTTTTGGAGGAATTGCAGCTACCCTCCACTCTCACTTCCCTGCGCATCTACAATTTCGGCAACCTTAAATCCATTGATAAGGGTTTACGACACCTCACTTCTCTTAAAAAATTGAAGCTTTTTAACTGTCCCGAGCTCCGCTCCTTGCCAGAAGTGGAGGCGCTGCCACCCTCCCTTTCTTTTCTGAACATCCAGGAATGTCCTCTGATAAATCTGGCCAAGATTGCTCAGGTCCCATTTGTCAAGATAGATGACCAGCTGATTGGTTGA